A part of Streptomyces sp. DSM 40750 genomic DNA contains:
- a CDS encoding PEP-utilizing enzyme, producing MSAGTDGGSPLAMKHWITDWQRSERLPHYTRANAGETLPEPASPLGWTLVWGRGLQGWRRGFVEFGIYRGDEISGPRPPFVGIFGGYFYLNLSHLRLFGIRMGQTADQIDTAFVGQRSDTPVYVPHPDDLDAELTAKATATLQGMLGQAGYPEGDADHERLRRIRRERPDLASLSDVELVAYARSLLADVETTFQRHVESSLPASVGPAILGPLCASVDRPGAMLDLIGGLGGVDSASPSTGLWTLSRQVVASAELTALFDRGPAAVQQALEGATGDVKAFRDSFDEFIAESGDRGPNEWDIHALSWEAAPVQALALVDRIRHTSDDNSPAARHRRLTERREQLAAEIRAALPEDTRPMFDAGMHASQVWIPARERTKANCVTVINEIRMTVRELGRRGVEAGRFAEPEDVMMLLETELDDYVADPGGFEPVIAQRLQEYAGLRKLEPPFFVAQDAQTEIDGWPRRSEDGVAIAAEGDVLTGVGGSHGAYTGRVRVVTDPASCEALEPGEVLVAPITDAAWTPLFLVAGAAVVDVGALNSHAVVVCRELGIPAVISVEGGTRRLRDGMVITVDGEKGTVTVDGVPAALGI from the coding sequence GTGAGCGCCGGAACGGACGGCGGGAGCCCCCTCGCCATGAAGCACTGGATCACCGACTGGCAGCGCAGCGAGCGACTGCCCCACTACACCCGGGCCAACGCGGGCGAAACCCTTCCGGAGCCGGCCAGCCCGCTGGGCTGGACCCTGGTATGGGGGCGCGGCCTGCAGGGCTGGCGTCGCGGTTTCGTCGAGTTCGGCATCTACCGCGGGGACGAGATCAGCGGCCCTCGCCCTCCGTTCGTCGGAATCTTCGGCGGTTACTTCTACCTCAACCTGTCGCACCTGCGGCTGTTCGGCATCCGCATGGGGCAGACCGCGGACCAGATCGACACCGCCTTCGTGGGCCAGCGCTCCGACACGCCGGTGTACGTGCCGCACCCCGACGACCTGGACGCGGAACTGACGGCCAAGGCCACAGCGACGCTGCAGGGGATGCTCGGCCAGGCCGGCTACCCGGAGGGCGACGCCGACCATGAGCGGCTGCGCCGTATCAGGCGCGAGCGACCCGACCTGGCGTCCCTGTCCGACGTCGAGTTGGTGGCCTACGCCCGCTCGTTGCTGGCCGACGTGGAGACGACCTTCCAACGGCATGTCGAGTCCTCGCTGCCCGCGTCCGTCGGGCCGGCGATCCTCGGACCGCTGTGTGCGAGCGTCGACCGTCCCGGCGCGATGCTCGACCTCATCGGCGGGCTGGGAGGCGTGGACTCCGCCTCTCCGTCAACCGGGCTGTGGACGCTGTCCCGCCAGGTGGTGGCCTCGGCGGAGCTGACAGCTCTGTTCGACCGGGGTCCGGCCGCGGTGCAGCAGGCCCTCGAAGGGGCGACCGGAGACGTCAAGGCGTTCCGTGACTCCTTCGACGAGTTCATCGCCGAGTCCGGCGACCGCGGCCCCAACGAGTGGGACATCCACGCGCTGTCCTGGGAGGCGGCGCCGGTCCAGGCGCTGGCTCTGGTCGATCGGATCCGGCACACCTCCGACGACAACTCTCCGGCCGCGCGTCACCGCAGGCTGACCGAGCGCCGCGAACAACTCGCGGCGGAGATCCGAGCGGCCCTCCCCGAGGACACTCGGCCGATGTTCGACGCCGGCATGCACGCTTCCCAGGTGTGGATCCCGGCACGTGAGCGGACCAAGGCCAACTGTGTGACCGTCATCAACGAAATCCGCATGACGGTAAGGGAGCTGGGTCGTCGCGGAGTCGAGGCGGGACGCTTCGCCGAGCCCGAGGACGTGATGATGCTGCTGGAGACGGAGCTCGACGACTATGTCGCCGACCCGGGCGGCTTCGAGCCCGTCATCGCCCAGCGGCTTCAGGAATACGCCGGGCTGCGCAAGCTGGAACCGCCGTTCTTCGTCGCACAGGACGCACAGACCGAGATCGACGGCTGGCCGCGGCGCAGCGAGGATGGTGTCGCGATCGCCGCCGAGGGCGATGTGCTGACGGGCGTCGGCGGAAGTCACGGCGCCTACACCGGCAGGGTGCGGGTGGTCACCGACCCGGCCTCGTGCGAGGCGCTGGAGCCGGGCGAGGTGTTGGTGGCGCCGATCACGGACGCGGCCTGGACCCCGCTGTTCCTCGTGGCAGGAGCAGCTGTCGTGGACGTGGGCGCGCTCAACAGCCACGCCGTCGTGGTCTGCCGCGAACTCGGAATCCCGGCCGTCATCTCCGTCGAGGGCGGTACACGGCGGCTGCGGGACGGCATGGTGATCACGGTCGACGGCGAGAAGGGCACGGTCACCGTGGACGGCGTCCCAGCGGCACTCGGCATCTGA
- a CDS encoding transposase, which produces MSKQVIHPLTGHVYRLTEDGLVEVTDPATGARGVFDFQARWQSGELRHADLQMAGWVGRLAQRRTTRQPEQ; this is translated from the coding sequence ATGTCCAAGCAAGTGATCCACCCACTGACCGGGCATGTGTACCGGCTCACCGAGGACGGACTGGTCGAGGTGACCGACCCCGCGACCGGGGCGCGGGGCGTCTTCGACTTCCAGGCCCGGTGGCAGTCGGGCGAACTGCGCCACGCCGACCTCCAGATGGCCGGCTGGGTCGGCCGCCTCGCCCAGCGGCGTACGACCCGGCAACCGGAGCAGTGA
- a CDS encoding 2Fe-2S iron-sulfur cluster binding domain-containing protein, whose protein sequence is MTHRVAVMPSGAELEVLDGEDLFTAAQRLGYRWPTVCGGKGTCRTCFVQVEEGAENCSPVGPLEREGIESLRRPVDGLTRLACRLRVEGPVTVTKRGVRRRVQE, encoded by the coding sequence GTGACCCACCGGGTGGCCGTCATGCCCTCCGGCGCCGAACTCGAAGTCCTCGACGGGGAGGACCTGTTCACCGCCGCCCAGCGGCTCGGCTACCGCTGGCCCACCGTCTGCGGCGGCAAGGGCACCTGCCGTACCTGCTTCGTCCAGGTCGAGGAAGGTGCTGAGAACTGTTCCCCGGTGGGCCCGCTGGAGCGCGAGGGCATCGAGTCCCTGCGCAGGCCGGTGGACGGCCTGACCCGGCTCGCCTGCCGGCTCCGGGTCGAGGGCCCGGTGACCGTGACCAAGCGCGGCGTACGCCGCCGAGTGCAGGAGTGA
- a CDS encoding NADP-dependent oxidoreductase, which translates to MTPRTTRVVCLVRRPEGEPLPGDFAVEERPLPPLGEGQLLVRNLYMSVDPSMRGRLESTEKHYTHNFTPGSPLDGRALGVVEASRCASVPPGTYVRHQLGWRERAVLDAADTDGAGRIDPRLAPLPTWLGLLGQTGFTAYVGLTRIAQLRPGDTVLVSAAAGAVGTAAGQFARLLGADRVIGTAGGPDKCALLVKEFGYDAAADYRAEPVRDALARLAPDGIDVYFDNVGGEQLAAALHALRTGGRVALCGMMSQFGGDGRSADINQLIQAVLKRLTLRGFIVRDHDDLRPEFERRVAGWLAEGRITARETVVDGLENAAEALLSLLRGGNVGKMLVRLND; encoded by the coding sequence GTGACGCCCCGTACCACCCGCGTGGTCTGTCTGGTGCGCCGGCCCGAGGGAGAACCGCTCCCCGGTGACTTCGCCGTGGAGGAACGCCCGCTGCCGCCCCTGGGGGAGGGGCAGTTGCTCGTGCGCAACCTCTACATGAGCGTCGACCCGTCCATGCGCGGGCGCCTGGAGAGCACCGAGAAGCACTACACGCACAACTTCACCCCGGGCTCGCCGCTCGACGGCCGCGCCCTCGGTGTCGTGGAGGCGAGCCGCTGCGCCTCGGTGCCGCCGGGCACGTACGTACGCCACCAGCTCGGCTGGCGGGAGCGGGCGGTGCTGGACGCGGCGGACACCGACGGCGCCGGTCGCATCGACCCCCGACTCGCCCCGCTGCCCACCTGGCTGGGCCTGCTCGGCCAGACCGGGTTCACCGCGTACGTGGGCCTGACCCGGATCGCGCAGCTGCGTCCGGGCGACACCGTCCTCGTGTCGGCGGCGGCCGGCGCCGTCGGCACCGCCGCCGGCCAGTTCGCGCGCCTGCTGGGCGCGGACCGCGTGATCGGGACCGCCGGGGGACCGGACAAGTGCGCCCTGCTGGTGAAGGAGTTCGGCTACGACGCCGCCGCGGACTACCGCGCCGAGCCCGTGCGCGACGCCCTGGCCCGGCTGGCACCCGACGGCATCGACGTGTACTTCGACAACGTCGGCGGTGAGCAGCTCGCCGCCGCGCTGCACGCGCTGCGCACCGGTGGCCGGGTCGCCCTGTGCGGCATGATGTCGCAGTTCGGCGGCGACGGACGGTCCGCCGACATCAACCAGTTGATCCAGGCGGTCCTCAAGCGGCTGACTCTGCGCGGATTCATCGTCCGTGACCACGACGACCTGCGGCCGGAGTTCGAGCGGCGGGTCGCGGGCTGGCTCGCCGAGGGCCGGATCACCGCGCGCGAGACGGTCGTGGACGGCCTGGAGAACGCGGCGGAAGCCCTGCTGTCCCTGCTGCGGGGCGGCAACGTCGGCAAGATGCTGGTCCGGCTGAATGACTGA
- a CDS encoding aromatic ring-hydroxylating oxygenase subunit alpha, whose amino-acid sequence MVQISPETRAAGDERPLPPPAPEYHSWIGQDRSSDAAGKAMRQDAADLAERVIEHYRNNTTHEAEEQWTEPVDNYLDVDRWLREMDAVHRSVPLPLAMSSELPKPGTYKALDVLGIPILITRDRQGAVHAMINACRHRGAELVEPGCGVAKRITCPYHAWSYDLSGELRGVYAEKTFGDVPREKRSLIQLPVGERAGIVFVSLDPNAEHDLDAWLGDLQPLLEGLRFADCHHYATRELTSPNWKVTLDGYLETYHFASLHTKTVFETNFSNMMAHDTWGPHQRLGAALRPVADVVDLPPDERDPGDVVGAIYWLFPGLAIAGTWRNKIAVSIVIPRTATESVTQQIVLLREPAVTEEERHAADQFGEWFYEVVRDEDYATTYGVQRGLKALAGTDFVFGRNEPGLQHFHRTIHRLLDEASR is encoded by the coding sequence GTGGTCCAGATCTCACCGGAGACCCGAGCGGCAGGCGACGAGCGCCCCTTGCCGCCCCCCGCCCCGGAATACCACTCATGGATCGGCCAGGACCGCTCCAGCGATGCCGCGGGCAAGGCGATGCGGCAGGACGCGGCCGACCTTGCCGAGCGTGTCATCGAGCACTACCGGAACAACACGACGCATGAGGCCGAGGAGCAGTGGACGGAACCCGTCGACAACTACCTCGACGTCGACCGCTGGCTGCGTGAGATGGACGCCGTCCACCGGAGCGTCCCGCTGCCGCTCGCCATGTCGTCCGAGCTCCCCAAGCCCGGGACCTACAAGGCACTGGACGTGCTCGGCATCCCCATCCTGATCACCCGGGACCGCCAGGGCGCAGTCCACGCGATGATCAACGCCTGCCGGCACCGTGGCGCCGAGCTCGTCGAACCGGGCTGCGGCGTGGCGAAGCGGATCACCTGCCCATACCACGCCTGGTCCTACGACCTGTCGGGGGAACTGCGCGGCGTGTACGCCGAGAAGACCTTCGGCGACGTACCGCGCGAGAAGCGCAGCCTGATCCAGCTCCCCGTCGGTGAGCGCGCCGGCATCGTCTTCGTATCGCTCGATCCGAACGCCGAGCACGACCTGGACGCCTGGCTGGGAGATCTGCAGCCACTGCTGGAGGGGCTCCGCTTCGCGGACTGCCACCACTACGCGACCCGAGAGCTGACCAGCCCGAACTGGAAGGTCACCCTCGACGGGTACCTGGAGACGTACCACTTCGCCTCGCTGCACACGAAGACGGTCTTCGAGACGAACTTCTCCAACATGATGGCCCACGACACGTGGGGGCCCCACCAGCGCCTCGGTGCGGCCCTGCGGCCCGTCGCCGACGTGGTGGATCTTCCTCCGGACGAGCGCGACCCCGGCGATGTCGTCGGGGCCATCTACTGGCTCTTCCCCGGCCTGGCCATCGCCGGTACGTGGCGCAACAAGATCGCCGTCTCCATCGTGATCCCCCGGACGGCCACCGAATCGGTGACCCAGCAGATCGTCCTGCTGCGCGAGCCAGCCGTCACCGAGGAGGAGCGGCACGCCGCCGACCAGTTCGGCGAGTGGTTCTACGAGGTGGTCCGCGACGAGGACTACGCGACCACCTACGGAGTGCAGCGGGGCCTGAAGGCCCTCGCCGGGACCGACTTCGTCTTCGGACGCAATGAACCCGGACTGCAGCACTTCCACCGCACCATCCACCGCCTCCTGGACGAAGCGTCCAGATGA
- a CDS encoding VOC family protein has protein sequence MTQPFEVGVVVRDLEVLERFYREVLGCVPVHHSHIPHEIGGPAGLGGPLLVVWLQVPSGGRIKLIRLRADADADADADADAAADARPSAVPLAARRGLSYVTFHFDDIVPVVAALPAAGARPLSSPIVVVARDRRISFWVDPEGNVLELADRRGGEQETR, from the coding sequence ATGACCCAGCCCTTCGAGGTCGGTGTCGTGGTGCGCGACCTGGAGGTGTTGGAGCGCTTCTATCGCGAAGTGCTCGGCTGCGTTCCGGTGCACCACTCGCACATCCCGCACGAGATCGGCGGCCCGGCCGGATTGGGCGGGCCCCTGTTGGTCGTCTGGCTTCAGGTGCCGTCCGGGGGCCGGATCAAGCTGATACGACTTCGGGCGGATGCGGATGCGGATGCGGATGCGGATGCGGATGCGGCTGCGGATGCGCGGCCGTCGGCCGTACCGCTGGCCGCACGCCGCGGCTTGTCCTATGTCACCTTTCACTTCGACGACATCGTGCCGGTCGTCGCCGCACTGCCGGCCGCCGGTGCCCGGCCGCTGTCGTCCCCGATCGTCGTGGTGGCGCGGGACCGGCGGATCAGCTTCTGGGTGGATCCGGAGGGCAACGTCCTCGAACTGGCGGACCGGCGAGGCGGTGAACAGGAGACCCGTTGA
- a CDS encoding dihydrolipoamide acetyltransferase family protein: MTDVAVEVLLPKIGLTMQEGTIDEWLVPTGAAVAEGDALLRLATDKVDVDVEAEAGGLFHPVVPAGATVPTGALIGWLLAEGEQPPGPAGTPMPAGSGSSAGAAAASALDSGGADTAAAPARTGTGAATHAGGPAAASGLNGTAGRLLSSPNARRVAAAADVDLTAVRGTGPVGRIVSEDVEEFLAALPGDLGAPVQPGGTPSSPLVRKLAKERGIDLSGVNGTGPGGRIRRSDLDAVVPTPVRCNAAPQPGDVLPLTGMRGTIARRMHASLQEMAQLTHGYEVRMDAVVSLRDRLKEEWADSDLPVPSLNDFLLKAAALALREHPLLNATVREDGVHLLGGIHLGFAVAVPGGLMVPVIEDAVTLPLPEMARRSRDLAQAAREGRISPAQLEGATFTVTSLGGYGVDFFTPVINPGNVAILGVGRLRDGVEWVDDRPLRTRVLTLSLTFDHRAVDGAPAAEYLRTVGELLSKPLRLLV; encoded by the coding sequence GTGACCGACGTGGCGGTCGAGGTTCTGCTCCCGAAGATCGGCCTGACCATGCAGGAAGGCACGATCGACGAATGGCTGGTGCCCACCGGCGCGGCCGTCGCGGAGGGCGACGCACTGCTGCGGCTGGCCACCGACAAGGTCGACGTGGACGTCGAGGCGGAGGCCGGGGGACTGTTCCACCCGGTGGTCCCGGCGGGCGCCACCGTGCCGACCGGGGCCCTCATCGGCTGGCTGCTGGCCGAGGGCGAGCAGCCACCGGGCCCGGCGGGTACGCCGATGCCCGCCGGGTCCGGGTCCAGTGCGGGTGCGGCCGCCGCGTCTGCCCTGGACAGCGGCGGTGCGGATACGGCCGCCGCGCCTGCCCGCACCGGCACCGGTGCGGCCACCCACGCCGGCGGTCCCGCCGCGGCGTCCGGCCTCAACGGCACCGCCGGCCGGCTTCTGTCCTCACCGAACGCCCGGCGGGTCGCCGCCGCTGCCGACGTGGACCTCACCGCCGTACGCGGCACGGGGCCGGTCGGCCGGATCGTCTCCGAGGACGTGGAGGAGTTCCTCGCGGCCCTCCCCGGCGACCTCGGCGCACCGGTCCAGCCGGGCGGCACTCCTTCCTCGCCGCTGGTCCGCAAGCTGGCGAAGGAACGAGGCATCGACCTCTCCGGCGTGAACGGCACCGGGCCCGGCGGCCGGATCCGCCGCTCCGACCTCGACGCCGTCGTTCCTACGCCCGTTCGCTGCAACGCGGCCCCTCAGCCCGGCGACGTCCTCCCGCTCACCGGGATGCGCGGCACCATCGCCCGCAGGATGCACGCCAGCCTCCAGGAGATGGCACAGCTGACGCACGGCTACGAGGTGCGGATGGACGCCGTGGTGTCCCTGCGGGACCGGCTCAAGGAGGAGTGGGCCGACAGTGACCTGCCGGTGCCCAGCCTCAACGACTTCCTGCTGAAGGCCGCCGCCCTGGCCCTGCGCGAGCATCCCCTGCTCAACGCGACGGTGCGGGAGGACGGTGTTCATCTGCTCGGCGGCATCCATCTGGGCTTCGCGGTGGCCGTTCCGGGCGGCCTCATGGTCCCCGTGATCGAGGACGCGGTGACGCTGCCGCTGCCCGAGATGGCCCGCCGGTCGAGGGACCTGGCCCAGGCCGCGCGCGAGGGGCGGATCTCCCCCGCCCAGCTGGAAGGCGCCACCTTCACCGTCACCTCGCTCGGTGGATACGGCGTCGACTTCTTCACCCCCGTGATCAACCCCGGCAACGTCGCGATCCTCGGGGTGGGCCGGCTCAGGGACGGCGTGGAGTGGGTGGACGACAGACCGCTGCGGACGCGGGTGCTCACGCTGAGCCTCACCTTCGACCACCGTGCCGTCGACGGGGCACCCGCCGCCGAATATCTGCGCACGGTCGGTGAGCTGCTGAGCAAGCCCCTCCGCCTGTTGGTGTGA
- a CDS encoding putative quinol monooxygenase, producing MSEEIIVAGWMDYEPADRDTMLRHLVEVGKRTREEEPGCLDYAMTADPTDGRRIRVFERWVSQQALDEHFATPHIKDFRTAVAGLTRLGVSLQAHTVAASRPMR from the coding sequence GTGTCAGAGGAAATCATCGTCGCCGGCTGGATGGACTACGAGCCCGCGGACCGCGACACGATGCTCAGGCACCTCGTCGAAGTCGGGAAGCGCACCCGCGAGGAAGAGCCCGGCTGCCTGGACTACGCCATGACGGCGGACCCCACGGACGGCCGCCGGATCCGGGTGTTCGAGCGGTGGGTGTCCCAGCAGGCCCTCGACGAGCACTTCGCCACCCCGCACATCAAGGACTTCCGGACCGCCGTGGCCGGACTGACCCGGTTGGGGGTCTCCCTGCAGGCACATACGGTCGCCGCGTCGCGGCCCATGCGCTGA
- a CDS encoding SDR family NAD(P)-dependent oxidoreductase: protein MTNPQKPQENSMVATGSLDGRVAVITGSTRSIGRAIAEAFLADGATVVLSGRSEIKGKQALEELQAGDKAVFHSCDSSRQSDIEALVDWTVERFGRLDVMVNNVGGTEGFAPVHELSDEAWHKALDLNLNAYFYGTRRALKPMLEGGWGRVINISSVEGKQANKPAISHYITNKHAIHGLTKATAFEYGTMGITCNAICPGAVDTDLMRAAGPAAAEAEGISYEEWLGRFAEHAATKKITTVEQIAGLASLLASDAGAGITGTLISVDGGTAQW, encoded by the coding sequence ATGACGAACCCTCAGAAACCGCAGGAGAACAGCATGGTGGCTACGGGCAGCCTCGACGGACGTGTCGCGGTGATCACGGGCAGTACGCGCAGTATCGGCCGCGCCATCGCCGAGGCCTTCCTGGCCGACGGAGCCACGGTCGTGCTCAGCGGCCGCTCCGAGATCAAGGGCAAGCAGGCCCTGGAAGAACTCCAGGCAGGCGACAAGGCCGTCTTCCACTCCTGCGACTCGAGCCGCCAGTCGGACATCGAGGCACTGGTCGACTGGACGGTCGAGCGCTTCGGCCGACTGGACGTCATGGTCAACAACGTCGGAGGCACCGAGGGCTTCGCCCCGGTCCACGAGCTGAGTGACGAGGCGTGGCACAAGGCGCTCGACCTCAACCTCAACGCCTACTTCTACGGCACCCGCCGTGCGCTGAAACCCATGCTGGAAGGTGGCTGGGGCCGGGTCATCAACATCTCCTCGGTCGAGGGCAAGCAGGCCAACAAGCCCGCGATCAGCCACTACATCACCAACAAGCACGCCATCCACGGTCTGACCAAGGCGACCGCCTTCGAGTACGGCACCATGGGCATCACCTGCAACGCGATCTGCCCCGGCGCCGTCGACACCGACCTGATGCGGGCCGCCGGGCCGGCCGCGGCCGAGGCCGAGGGCATCTCGTACGAGGAGTGGCTGGGCCGGTTCGCCGAGCACGCCGCCACCAAGAAGATCACCACCGTGGAGCAGATCGCGGGCCTCGCCTCGCTGCTCGCCAGCGACGCCGGCGCGGGCATCACGGGCACGCTGATCAGCGTCGACGGCGGAACGGCGCAGTGGTGA
- a CDS encoding thiamine pyrophosphate-dependent dehydrogenase E1 component subunit alpha, with product MVQKAPRKSAAKTTHQASAQVIKDLHERMVRIRLFETEAGKLMEAGKLPGFLHLYVGQEAVAAGVMAALRDDDQITSTHRGHGHAVAKGVGFREMYAELYGRVTGACLGRGGSMHINDLTRGMLGANGIVGAGVPIAVGAAFAARYKGEDSVAVTFFGDGATNIGAFHEGANMAAILGLPVVFICENNGYAEFTPQSAHMLITDVADRAAAYGMPSVIVDGMDAVAVHRAATEAVERARAGAGPMMIEAKTYRFYDHQGVKGLRHPYRSDEEVAEWKSRDPIDLLETRAVADGTATRAELDDVWRRTRDEIAEAIAYAEASPLPDPADLLLNVYSG from the coding sequence ATGGTTCAAAAAGCACCGCGGAAGTCGGCCGCGAAGACCACACACCAAGCATCCGCGCAGGTCATCAAGGACCTGCACGAGCGCATGGTGCGCATCCGGCTGTTCGAGACCGAAGCGGGAAAGCTCATGGAGGCCGGCAAACTGCCCGGCTTCCTGCACCTCTATGTCGGCCAGGAAGCCGTCGCCGCCGGTGTGATGGCGGCCCTGCGCGACGACGACCAGATCACCTCCACCCACCGAGGCCACGGGCACGCCGTGGCCAAGGGCGTCGGCTTCCGCGAGATGTACGCCGAGCTGTACGGCCGGGTCACCGGCGCCTGCCTCGGCCGCGGCGGAAGCATGCACATCAACGACCTCACCCGCGGCATGCTCGGCGCCAACGGCATCGTCGGGGCGGGCGTCCCGATCGCCGTGGGCGCCGCCTTCGCCGCCCGGTACAAGGGCGAGGACAGCGTCGCCGTGACCTTCTTCGGTGACGGCGCCACCAACATCGGCGCCTTCCACGAGGGCGCCAACATGGCCGCGATCCTCGGCCTGCCCGTGGTGTTCATCTGCGAGAACAACGGCTACGCCGAGTTCACCCCGCAGTCCGCGCACATGCTGATCACCGATGTCGCCGACCGGGCCGCCGCCTACGGCATGCCCAGCGTGATCGTCGACGGCATGGACGCGGTCGCCGTCCACCGCGCCGCCACCGAGGCCGTCGAACGGGCCCGGGCCGGCGCGGGCCCGATGATGATCGAGGCCAAGACCTACCGCTTCTACGACCACCAGGGCGTCAAGGGCCTGCGTCATCCCTACCGCTCGGACGAGGAGGTCGCCGAGTGGAAGTCCCGCGACCCCATCGACCTGCTCGAGACCCGGGCCGTCGCCGACGGCACCGCGACCCGTGCGGAGCTGGACGACGTATGGCGGCGCACCCGCGACGAGATCGCCGAGGCCATCGCGTACGCCGAGGCGAGCCCGCTGCCCGACCCCGCCGACCTGCTGCTCAACGTCTACTCGGGATGA
- a CDS encoding alpha-ketoacid dehydrogenase subunit beta yields the protein MTTTKTPTVATRKLTYVKAFNEGLAQAMREDENVFVAGEDVAGYGGVFRMFDNLLDEFGPRRMIDTPISEAALVGLGVGAAARGLRPVVDLMFMDFIGVCLDQIVNQAAKMKYMFGGALSVPLTITTASGAGLGAAAQHSQSLEAWLAHVPGLKVVMPSDAYTAKGLTVSAIRDDNPVVVMLNKVLLGSTSEVPEEIYGIPLGQAHTARQGSDVTVIALGRMVGEALAAADELAAEGVEIEVIDPRTVQPLDTETMFASVRRTNRVLVVHEAVTFGGLGAEIAAQIQDAVFDYLDAPVLRIGAPFSPVPFSPVLEKAYVPDRARIAQGCRRLLERS from the coding sequence ATGACCACCACCAAGACACCGACCGTCGCCACGCGCAAACTCACCTACGTCAAGGCCTTCAACGAGGGTCTCGCGCAGGCCATGCGCGAGGACGAGAACGTCTTTGTCGCCGGCGAGGACGTGGCCGGATACGGCGGCGTGTTCCGCATGTTCGACAACCTGCTCGACGAGTTCGGCCCCCGTCGCATGATCGACACCCCGATCTCCGAGGCCGCCCTGGTCGGCCTCGGCGTGGGAGCCGCCGCCCGGGGGCTGCGCCCCGTCGTCGACCTGATGTTCATGGACTTCATCGGCGTCTGCCTCGACCAGATCGTCAACCAGGCGGCGAAGATGAAGTACATGTTCGGCGGCGCGTTGTCCGTGCCGCTCACCATCACCACCGCCTCCGGCGCCGGCCTCGGTGCCGCCGCCCAGCACAGTCAGAGCCTGGAGGCCTGGCTGGCCCACGTGCCCGGCCTCAAGGTGGTCATGCCCAGCGACGCCTACACCGCCAAGGGCCTGACCGTCTCTGCCATCCGGGACGACAACCCGGTCGTCGTCATGCTCAACAAGGTCCTGCTCGGCAGCACCAGCGAGGTGCCCGAGGAGATCTACGGCATCCCGCTGGGCCAGGCGCACACCGCGCGGCAGGGCTCCGACGTCACCGTGATAGCCCTCGGCCGCATGGTGGGGGAGGCCCTGGCCGCGGCCGACGAACTCGCCGCCGAGGGCGTGGAGATCGAGGTGATCGACCCCCGCACCGTGCAGCCGCTGGACACCGAGACGATGTTCGCCTCCGTCCGCCGCACCAACCGGGTGCTCGTGGTGCACGAGGCCGTCACCTTCGGCGGGCTCGGCGCGGAGATCGCCGCCCAGATCCAGGACGCGGTCTTCGACTACCTGGACGCGCCGGTCCTGCGCATCGGCGCCCCCTTCTCCCCGGTGCCCTTCTCCCCGGTCCTGGAGAAGGCGTACGTGCCCGATCGCGCCCGCATCGCCCAGGGCTGCCGGCGCCTCCTCGAAAGGTCGTGA